The Capsicum annuum cultivar UCD-10X-F1 chromosome 1, UCD10Xv1.1, whole genome shotgun sequence sequence TTTTCACAAATTTGACAAATTCTTCATGATCTAGTTCACCATCAAGATTCATATCACATTCCTGTGCCAAGGAAACAACAAGAAGACAAAATAATACTGTGATAAAAGGAAATATTGCCCCTAATACCATAATAATATGGAATGATGAAAGTAGCTACATTGCAGAGAAAGAAACAAGGGTGATGGGAAAACATGAATTCTCcgctatgttgctcagactctccaGAATTGATGTCACTCCcttgtcggatcctccaaaagtgCACTATTGTTGAAGGATTTGATGCACCCAACGGCATTTtggaagagttcgagcaacataggcTCTCAGAGAAGGAATGCCAGATGCATCGTTGGGACTTGGGACTATTACTATCAGAGGCGGAGCCAAAATTAGAAGTTTATGGGTTTAAAGCATAGCACATAATCCATAACTCGTGTTAGTCAATGAACTCATAGTATTTTGTACGTATTTATCGGATTGCCTAATACATACAGGGTCTAAGCAAAGCTACTAGGTTCATACGAATCCATACCTAATACTGCAACTCTGCCCCTCAAAACTATAGCAAAGAACAAACTTTCAATCTAAGGACAATTAACTCTACCTAAATGATATGTTGTGCAATATGGTTCTAGTGAGCAATCAGTTAACCACCACCATACCTGCATCAAGGCTCTAATTTCATCTTTAGAAGGAGGATCAAAGTGAGGACCAGGCAAATGCTTGTTGATATCACTGCAAGAACACAAGTCATTTGATTTAGGGAACTGAAAGGATTAGGCTGAAAAGTAACAAAAGAAAACCAGTTTCTTACTTGTAGATAAGTAGAATAGCAATGTAAAGGTCTTCAAACTTCAGATTAGCTTTTCCTGTTTCGTTTTGGAAACGATAAAACACCTTGTCTGTTATCTTTCTCAGCTGTCTCTCCCTCCATTCCTTGCCTGCAACAAACAGTTAGTAACAACCAAGAATCTACGTTTCATCGATTTCAAAAACAGTGACCTCAAAATATCAATTTCAGGCATGCTTGTGATTTATTCTTCATGAAAGACACAAAAGTAAAAGCCAAGTATTCTACTTTTGACAACAACTGCATGCAACTGATTAGCTGAGACAATCAATTCTACATACATTCCAAAGAGCAGCAAACATGCTCAAAGTAATTATAAATGTGCAACAATTGCTGAGGAGAACTGGTGAGGATgtacacaacaacaacacaacataCCAGGTGAGATCCCACAGATGTCGTCCAGTACCAACTCTACCTCGtggagatagagaggttgtttctgaaagACCCTCTGCTTAAGTATCACGTAACAAAGCAGTATGAAAAAGAACATGCATAGGTAAACAAGACATAGCAAATAATAGAACATGCATCAGATATCATCcaggaaaaaaaaattacatagtaGTTTACCTTCTTTTTCTCAGGAGTCATCTTGTCCCAATAAATTATGTATCCTTCATCagttgaaattgaattttttttcctctaAATTATGAGGGTCAAACTTCTCAATTATCAAAAAAGGACAATCCGCTCACGCTATGCACGGGGTCCGGGGTCAATCTTCCCAATTACCACAAAGGATACATACTTTCCCTTGGAATGAATTTGCCTTTTcaataattgaataatcaataATATCAACGATTGACACATCGATTGGACACAGTAATTGCTCTATACAAACTCCAGGGTAACCAAACAAGCAGAAAATTAAAGTTCAAATCTTAATATCAACGTCATATGTATCATGAAAATAAGGCCAAAAACTGTTGCATGAAACTTTGCTAACTACTCATCCAAGATCAGTATCTACTACAAGAAGTCTAATACCCTTTATTTATATAAGCAAGTAGTACAAATTTCAGGTAGAATGATTCACATAACAGTTTCACTTCACTCTATTAAAGGATTAAGTACAataatacaacatatataaaaaaattaattacctTGGAATTTTTCAAGAATCTGTCCCATGGCTTAGAGAGATAAGATTGAGTGAATTGAAGAAGACAACTATTATATTTTTGGGGTGAAAAAATTATATACTACTAAGTAGTAATAAGAATGATTGGAAGGTTTCAAAGTGTTAGTGATTTACATGAGGAAAAGCAAAGCCAATAATAAATTGTCATGTGGCACAACAAACGTAAGGCTCGAGATCCACTACAAATGggattttttaatttcattttctcAAGTCTTGTAAGTTAATAGGAAAAGGTCACCATCGTTTGATGGTTGTTTACTTCTTGCTGCTTACTCTCCCATCTCAAATTATttagtataacttttttttttaaaaaaaaaaaaaagttattgatttcATTTCTTCCTTGATGTCTATTCAGATTTTTAGTCATTGCTGGCAAGGTGACATTGACAATTCGTTCGAAACTGAAAGGGTTAATTTTTGGGCTAATAAATATTGGAGAAAATCAAATAGGATAAAATGTTTTTGCAATGACAGACTCAAAATTTTGAGTTCGTGGATACTCAAACTTTTTGAACAtgtaatattattaattatatagtaTAAATGCTCAATTATTTGATGATGGCAATgaaaaatttgattaaaattattcaaattagtATTATGAACATCGTGAATCTTTGATGATGAGAAACGCAATATAATCATCAAAATATGCCTAAGAAGGACTCTAATGGAGTTTGAACTCCCACACACACTCACTTGAAAGTTTTCAACACCATTCTTAAACCAAGGGTCCAACAGATTTAATATTTATGGTAGGAGTGTGTAGACCAAACCGTCAAATCAAACCGAATCGACGAACCAAATCAAATCGATAAAAAAAATCGACCATTCTTGATTTGctttggtgttaacaaaaaaaaaagtcaaaccgaatccgaatcaaaccgacataatatatatatatatatatatatataaattgtaactttttatatataaaatattaattataatctatttttttaaaaaaatttcaactaattttagtgattttcaatattttaaaagtagatgtagatatatatttagatttgggtctttaagttgtaatatttgtccattaattgctaattaaatgagcCAAAactcaatataaatttaaaacctaattttttcacttttcatcttacttttaagtttcaatagagtttttcgctccttattttttcataattgtgattttttattagcacatgaatgaaaacatatttgatctaatcttcaatcacaatataattgtaaaaaattaaagattataaaaaaaatgaaaaaatcaaaagaaccgactaaaacctaaatcaaaaaaattaattttatattgatttgatttagtttataattttaataatccGACATGtttgatttgacttttttttttcaataaaaatcaaatcaatccgATCTATCTACACCCCTAACTTATGGGTGCTTTCTGATTTATTATAtcccttttcttcaatttcttataTAATCCTTAGGTTTGGATCTCTTGTTAGTTTGAGGGGCATCtttgactttttttaaaataaatgaggttatttttaaataagagaaaatggtcaaatttattcctctactttaaaaaattagacaaatatACCATTTAGCATATTATCCTCCTTGTCACTATTTGGGAACATATTTACCCTCTACTTtgaaaattagctaaatatatcCTTCGTCATATTCTGGGGCTAAATTTATCCTCGAGTCATGATTTGGGGTCAAATTTTTCctcgttgttaagaaacttttcatatatacctttcttttaacaaaaaaacTCAAATCATCGTTAAATGActcgttttttttttaaaaaaaaaaaaatctaacccTTCTATCTGACcaataaaaaatacatacataaatataactcTTCCTCATTTTTGTTGGTCGAATTTTTTTAATGaacaaatatacttctctttcaaCGTGCAACACTGCTAGGTTATTTATAaatgaacagaaattaaaatagaATGAGATAACACAGAAGCATGGAGCTAGAAAAAATGTCTATTACAAACCTGTTCATGTTCTagttatgttcaaattttaaaatttagtataCAATTCTATGTGCATCTAGATAGAGTCAGTGCATTAGTTTTCTAAACAAATGACATGCTGAAAAAAATTGTGTAGATCTAAACTGTATATGAAGACATAAGAATAAAGAGATGTCACGAATCACGATTGACACATAAGAAAATATCTTAACTCAATCATCTTGAGAAACATCCAATAGGCCTAATCTGTTGCATTGGACAGCTAGATGTCATTTTCATGAGCTCTGTGTTGATAAATATCTAGTTACTTAATCTCGTTGCGAAAATTTGATCAATATAATTGAAGGAGttatatttgtttgtgttttttgTGCTCGAGTCGGATCTGCGAGTTAGATTAGAGTgtgctttattttttaaaaatgagatATTTAATGTTGATTTGAACTCGTCTATTACATGAAGGGTACATCTGAAAAAATTCTTAACAATGAGGGTAAATTTGCTTCAAAGTATGACATCGAGGATAAATTTGAGTCCAAATATGACGAAtagtatatttaattaattatttaattcaaaaggGTAAATTTgtccctttttaaaaaataaaaaaataaaaagaggacCAAGGGTATTTATAAGCCATTAGGGTGatgtatttttgacttttttcgaAATTAGAATAAGGTATAGTTGAGGGACTTAAACACAATctctttaaagaatttttttcagTGTGCGCATACATAGATAGTACTAATAAACAAAGTTAAGAGAAACCAAGCACAAAGCCCACCTAAAACCCTCTGCTACCTCAACCTAGGTTTGTTGCTCATTCTCGAATCTTGATTATATATGCATGTTACttgtccattttttttttaaatttttagttttttggcTGATTTAACAATATCCACtactccaaatatatatatatatatatattcttcttttgtGTTAATTATTGGTTATTTGGTTAATTTCACAACAAAGGAAGTGTCAATGTGTGTTGAATTCCCATAATATTGAATGAAAAGGGGggatttttttttcatcttagaCTAATTCCATGTGCCACCTCCCAGAAGCAAAAGGTACCAGTTAAGAAATGGGTGAAATTTTAGGcctagttgttgttgttggtgttttttATTTGTGGGTAGTTTGAGATTTACGCCTTGTATTTCGGCCCTTCaccggaccctgcgcatagcagagctttagtgcaccaggaaGCTACCTTGGGTAGTGTGTTTGGAACTTGGGAGAAGGCATTGAGGTATAGTTTGAGGTTACCTTAGAGGTCAATCGTTCTTAGCTGGAAATTTTCCGCATGCATTAAAGTATAGTTCGAGGCTACCTAGTCATGAGGACTCTTGTGCTCCAACCATAAGGTTGGGGGCCAGGGTCGAATTTATAGGCAAAGATTAAGGCACGTGAACCCGTGGTCTCTCCGTaaaacctatgttgctcggactcttcgaAATGTTAACGGGCGCATGTTGGATTCTACAAAAGTAGTGTAgtttttggagaatctgacacgGGTGTGGCATCGGAAGTGAAGAGTACACGCAACTTACTGTAAAACTAAgtattttatgtaaataattatcTGGTGGCACCTGTGCTACAAGAAGATTAATTGGTGCACTTGGTTGAAGGTTGAGTAGTACTAGGGAACAATTGCCACTAATACatctttttccttctttaagtGCTGCACCCATTTTCTAGAAATCCTAAATTCGCTACTGCTTGGGGGTTCAGTTCACCAGGGGAGCTAGGTGAAAGGGCCCAATTTAGGGGTTTTGGGGGGTGGGGAGATCTGGGATTTGCCATATCAGGGGAATTAAAAAGGCAGTGGAATAGGCTTTAACATGTGGCCAATTTTATTTCTTTGGATAACCGTGGTGTCTGGGCCATCTTGCTTGCACCTCGGCTAATTCCACATGTGGGGCAAGTTATGTAAAGGTATTGACAACTATGGTGAAAAGTTGCACACTTATCTCTGAGaaggatttgaatttttttttgtttgagaaGGGTGGAAAGTTGTAAACTTGATGTAAGAACTGGAGAAATGAAAAACTTGAAGGGCTTTCCTTGACTTAGTTCTTATTCACGTGCAGCTCATTTAAGTTTAGAGTAATAGTTTAGATGTTTTCTTCAGAGCAGGGTAGGTTGGATTACAAAATTGTTAGATTGTTTTCTTCTTTGGGTACTGATTGTATACAGGAAAATCATTTATAAGTTTTCTTCTATTATCTGGCTGTTATAGCttgttttcaagatttcaaaaaatTACACATACTTGTGCTGTAACTTCAGTCTCTTTTTGTGTTGCAACTTTCAGgttctttctattt is a genomic window containing:
- the LOC107854941 gene encoding uncharacterized protein LOC107854941, whose translation is MGQILEKFQGKEWRERQLRKITDKVFYRFQNETGKANLKFEDLYIAILLIYNDINKHLPGPHFDPPSKDEIRALMQECDMNLDGELDHEEFVKFVKRVTKDTFITVSQGLIITLAVAPTVALLTKRTTEGVPGIGKVVQKIPTAAYASLVTLTVVMFQKARE